The genomic interval AAGGCCTCGGCCAAGCAGCAGGACCAGGGCGGTCCCGTCCGGCAGGACGCCCCCGACGACGATGCCCCGGGCGGCAAGAAGGGCAAGAACGATTCGGTCGACGCCGACTACGAAGTCGTGGACGACTAGACTCCCGATGGATGCCCCAACTGACGACCGGGTCGGCAGTTAGCCGACCCGGTCCCATCGGGGGCCAAATGTGGAGTAAAAAGGGAAGATTAATCTTGACACTAGGAATCCGGGACGCTAGAATCATCTCCGTCGTGATAATGAATTCAAAATTCAGAGTCACGAAAATGGGAACCTGGACCGACAGGAAACGTTCTCTGATCCTTACGAACAGCGGGGGCCGGCTAACGGGCCAGGCCAGGCGGGCGGAGCGAGGAGGACAGCCGTGTACGAGATCGAACTGAGCAGCGACCGGCGCGAGGACACGAGCCTGCAGCACTACCTGCAGACCATCGGCCAATACAAGCTGTTGACCAAGGAAGAGGAATTCGAGCTGGCCCGCAAGATCCGCGACGGCAGCAAGGAGGCCCTCGACCACCTGGTCAACGCCAACCTGCGCTTCGTGGTGAGCGTGGCCAAGAAGTTCCTCAACCAGGGCCTCAGCTACATGGACCTGATCGCCGAGGGCAACATCGGCCTGATCACGGCCGCGAAGCGCTTCGACGAGCGCCGCGACTTCCGCTTCATCTCCTACGCCGTGTGGTGGATCCGCCAGGCCATCCAGAAGGCCATCGCGGAGCAGACCAACACCGTGCGCCTGCCCATCAACCGCACCCAGCAGGCCCAGCGCATGAAGAAGACGGCCCAGCGCCTCGAGCAGAAGCACCACCGCAAGGCGGACGAGGAGGAGATCGCCTCCGAGCTCGGCCTCACGACGCGCAAGATGAACCAGATCCGCAACGCGAGCCGCCCGCTGGCCAGCCTCGACGAGAGCGTGTACGAGGAGGAGGGCGTGACCCTCGCCGACACCCTCACCGACCCGGACGCCCTGTCGCCGGAGTCGAACTTCGTCGAGAACGAGATGCTCAAGGAGATGGAGTCGGCCCTGGCCATGCTCTCGCCGCGCGAGCGCAGCATCATCGTCCGCTACTACGGGATCGGGGAGGACGAGCCGCAGTCCCTCGAGGTCATCGGGCAGGACATCGACCTCAGCCGGGAGCGCGTGCGGCAGATCCGCAACCAGGCGCTCGGCCGGATCCGCCAGGCCGTGGCCGGCGGCCGCCTGGTCGACTATCTGTCCTAAAGGGGTTGACAGGCCCCTCGTTGGGGCCTAGTTTCGGCGGCGCGCAGGCTTGTCCTGCATGACAGTGGGCGATTAGCTCAGTTGGCTAGAGTACTTGCTCGACACGCAAGGGGTCACTGGTTCGAATCCAGTATCGCCCACCAATCAGCTGTCAAGGATGAGGTGGCCCCCGGGATCACCTCATCTTTTTAAGTACCACGGACTTTTCCCGCGCCGCCGCGGCGCCGACCCAGGAGCGCAGCCATGGCCCAGTCCTCCCTGACCCTTCCCGACGGTTCCGTCCAGCGCGCCGAGGCCGGCGCCACCTTCCGCGACGTGGTGGGCGGGATCGGCGCCGGGCTGCTGCGCAACGCGCTGGCCGTCACCCACGCCGGGCGCCACCACGCCCTGGACGACGCGGTGCCGGGCGACGGCTCCCTTTCGGTCATCACGCGCGAGTCGCCCGAGGGGCTGGACGCGCTGCGCCACTCGGCCGCGCACCTGCTGGCCTGGGCCGTGCAGGACCTGTTCCCGGAGACGAAGTTCGCCTTCGGGCCGCCCGTGGAGAACGGTTTCTACTACGACTTCGACCGCGAGCAGACCTTCACCGACGAGGACCTCGCCCGCATCGAGGCGCGCATGATCGAGCTCGCCGCGACCAAGACGCCGGTGGTGCGCCGCGAGATCGATGCGGCGGAGGCCCGCGAGCTGTTCGCCGCGCAGCCCTACAAGCTCGAGCAGATCGAGAGCCTCGGCGACGCGCGCCTCTCGGCCTACGTCATGGGCGGCTTCACGGACCTCTGCGAGGGCCCGCACGTCCCGGACACCTCCGACCTGAAGGCGGTCAAGCTGCTGAACATGGCCGGCGCCTACTGGCGCGGCGACAGCGCCAACCGCCAGCTGCAGCGCATCTACGGCACGGCCTTCTTCAAGAAGAAGGACCTCGACGCCCACCTGCAGATGCTGGAGGAGGCCCGCCGCCGGGACCACCGTCGCCTCGGGCGCGAGCTGGACCTCTACGGCATCATGGACGAGGCCGGGCCGGGCCTGTCGTTCTGGTTCCCGCGCGGCGACATCCTGCGCGACGAGATCATCACCTACTGGAAGCAGGTCCACCGCCGCGACGGCTACGTCACGGTGACGACGCCCCACATCTCGCAGGCCGAGCTCTGGAACACGTCGGGCCACATGCAGTTCTACCGCGAGAACATGTACGTGTTCGAGCAGGACGGTCGCCCTCACGTCGTGAAGCCGATGAACTGCCCCGGCCACATCCTGATCTACAAGCGCAAGAAGCGCAGCTACCGCAACCTGCCGGTGCGCTACGCCGAGCTGGGCACCGTCTACCGCGCCGAGCTGAAGGGGACCCTGCACGGGCTGATGCGCGTGCGCGGCTTCACCCAGGACGACGCCCACAACTTCTGCACCCCGGACCAGCTCGAGCACGAGGTGAACAACGTCCTGGTGCTGACCCGGGAGATCCTCGGGGCCTTCGGCTTCAAAGAGTTCAAGGTCGAGCTGTCGGTCCGCGACCCGCTGAACAAGGACAAGTACGCCGGCACGGACGAGGAGTGGGAGATGGCGGAGCGCGCGCTGGTGCGCGCCATCGACGCCCACGGGTTCGCCTACACCCGCGAGGAGGGCGAGGCGGTCTTCTACGGCCCCAAGATCGACATCAAGCTGATCGACGCCCTGGGCCGGAAGTGGCAGGCCACGACCGTCCAGTTCGACTTCAACCTGCCGCGGCGCTTCGAGGTGACCTACGTCGACCAGGACGGCCAGGAGAAGTACGTGTACATGGTGCACCGGGCGATCATGGGGTCGCTGGAGCGCTTCATCGGCATCCTGACCGAGCACTTCGCGGGCGACTTCCCGCTCTGGCTGGCGCCCGAGCAGTGCCGGGTCCTGTCCGTCAGCCGCGACCAGCACGCCTACGCCGGCGAGGTCGCCGCCCAGCTGGTCGCCGCCGGCCTGCGGGCCGAGGCGGACGTCCGCGAGGAGAAGATCGGCCACAAGATCCGCGACGCCGAGACCATGCGGGTGCCCTACATGCTGGTGGTGGGGGGCAAGGAGCAGGCGGCCGGGACCGTGTCGGTCCGCGCCCGGCGCGGCGGGGACCTGGGGGTCCAGGCGGTGGGGGACTTCGCCGCCGCCAGGCTTGACGAGGTGGCCCGCAAGCTATAGATTGGTCCGGTGCCCGGTCCGCCGGGCGCGACAACTCAAGCCAAGCAGAGGCCGGTCCTCTCACCGTTTTGCCCCCTTCGCGGCGGGAACGGTTGCGCGTATTTCGCAGCGGACCGTCATGTCCGCTTTTTTTGTGCGGCGCCGCGCCGCGCGGTCCTATCAGGAGGTTGGGCGATCAAAGAGGACAAGACGCTCCGGGTCAACCGCATGATCCGCATTCCCCGGGTGCTCGTGGTGGACGAGAACGGCGAACAGCTGGGGGTGCTGGACACCCGCGAGGCCCAGACCCTGGCCGAGGAACGGGGTCTCGACCTGGTGGAAGTGGCTCCGACCGCGAGGCCGCCGGTCTGCCGCATCATGGACTACGGCAAGTTCAAGTACGAGCAGAGCAAGAAGGCCAAGAAGGCGCGGCAGTCGTCGCACGTCACGAAGGTCAAGACGATCAAGTTCCGTCCCAAGACCGACGATCACGACTACGACTTCAAGAAGGATCACATCGTCGAGTTCCTCCAGAAGGGCAACAAGGTCAAGGTCATCATGCAGTACCGGGGACGCGAGATGTCCCACATGGACCTGGGCATCGAGTTCCTCAAGGAACTGGTCGAGGACGTCGCCGAGTTCGGCAAGCCGGAGAGCCGGCCGACCCAGGAGGGTCGCACGGTCAGCCTGATCCTGATGCCGCTGAAGAGCGAGTAGGGATCGACAACGCAACGGCGGGAGCGGCAGGGCGCGGCCGCTCCGGTCATGGTCACGCGCCGCCTGCGAAAGGTGAGACATCATGAAGGGTCCCAAGATGAAGACCAACCGGTCCGCCGCGAAGCGCTTCAAGCGCACCGGCTCCGGAGGCATCAAGCGAGGCCACGCCTACCATGGCCACCTGTTCACGGCGAAGAGCCCGAAGCGCAAGCGCAGCCTGCGCAAGACGACCATGCTCGACGGCGCCGACCTGGGTCGCGTCGACCGGATGCTGGCCGGCAAGTAGCCGTGTCGCCGCCGGGCCGGCGGCGTCCAGGACCTCACAACCCGATCAGGAGACAGCGACATGTCGAGAGCGACGAACAATCCCGCGGCGCGCGCGAAGCGCAACAAGGTGATGAAGCAGGCCAGCGGGAACGTGGCCGGCCGCGGCAACCAGTTCCGGATGGCCCGCCAGCAGGTCGAGCGCGGGCTCGTGTCCGAGTACCGGGACCGCAAGCGGCGCAAGCGGGACTTCCGGCGCCTCTGGATCATCCGCATCAACGCCGCGGCCCGCATCCACGGCCTGAGCTACAGCCACCTCATCAACGGCCTGAAGAAGGCCAGCATCGAGATCGACCGCAAGCAGCTGGCCGACCTCGCCGTCCGCGACATGGACAGCTTCGCCAAGCTGGCCGAAGCGGCGCGCGCCGCGCTGTAGACGCGCACGACGAGGAGGAACGATGCGGGAGACGCTGGACCGCCTGCGGGCCGAAGGCCGCGCCCTGATCGAGGGCGCGGACTCGGAGCAGGCCATCGAGCTGGTGCGGGTCGCGCTGTTCGGGCGCAAGGGTTCCCTGACCGGGCTCTTGCGCGGGCTGCGCGAGCTGCCCGACGCGGAGCGGCCCGCCGCCGGCGCGGCCCTCAACGTCCTGAAGCAGGAGCTCGAGGACGCGCTGCTGGAGAAGACGGCCGGTCTGCTGACGGCCGGCGACGCCGTCGCCGGCGCCGGCGCGGACCTGAGCCTGCCCGGCACGCCGCCCGCCCCCGCGGGCTCGCTGCACCCGCTGCCGGCGATCGTGCGCGAGGTGTGCGACATCTTCCACGGCATGGGCTTTAGTGTGGCCGGCGGTCCGGACGTCGAGCTCGACTGGTACAACTTCACGGCCCTGAACTTCCCCGACGACCACCCGGCCCGCGACAGCCAGGACACCTTCTACATCGACGACCTGCTGCTGCTGCGCACGCAGACCTCGCCGGTGCAGGTGCGCTACATGGAGCGGCACCGCCCGCCGCTGGCCATCGTCGCGCCGGGACGCGTGTACCGCAACGAGGCGGCGGACGCCTCGCACGCCGCCGAGTTCTTCCAGATCGAAGGCCTCTGCGTGGACAAGGACGTGACGCTGGCCGACCTCAAGACGACCGTGCGCGAGTTCCTGCGCCTGCTGTACGGCGCCGACTGCACCATCCGCTTCCGGCCGCACTTCTTCCCCTTCACCGAGCCGTCGGTCGAGGTGGACATGCGCTGCTTCGCCTGCGGCGGCGCCGGCTGCAACGTCTGCGGGCGCACGGGCTGGATCGAGATCATGGGCGCCGGCATGGTGCACCCCAACGTGTTCGCGGCCGCCGGCTACGAGCGGGACGCCTTCACGGGCTTCGCCTTCGGGCTGGGGATCGACCGCATCGCCATGCTGCGCTACGGCATCGACGACATCCGCCTGCTGTACGAGAACGACCTGCGCTTCCTCCATCAGTTCCGGGGTGTGCGGTGAAGATCAGTCTGAACTGGCTGCGCGACTTCGTGGCGTGGGACTGGACCCCCGAGGAACTGGCCCACCGCCTGACCATGGCCGGGCTCAACGTCGAGTCCGTCACGCCCTACGTGCGCGAGTTCCCCGGCGTCGTCACCGCGCGGGTGACCGCCTGCCGCCGTCACCCCGACGCCGACAAGCTCAGCCTCTGCGCGGTCGACGACGGTTCGGGGGAGGAGCTGCAGGTCGTCTGCGGCGCCGCCAACGTGGCGGCGGGCCAGGACGTGTTCCTGGCCCGGGTCGGGGCCGTCCTGCCGGGCGACCTGCGCATCCGCAAGTCCAAGATCCGCGGCGTGGAGTCGCAGGGCATGATCTGCTCGGCCGCCGAGCTGCAGCTCGCCCAGCAGAGCGAAGGCATCCTGGTCCTGGAGGGCGCCCCGGTCCCCGGCACGGCCGCCGACGAGCTGATCGGCTGCCGCGACACCGTGCTGGACATCGAGGTGACGCCCAACCGGCCCGACTGGCTCAGCCACTTCGGCGTCGCCCGCGAGGTGGCGGCCATTTCCGGGCACCTGCTGGACGGGCCCGCC from bacterium carries:
- a CDS encoding RNA polymerase sigma factor RpoD/SigA — its product is MYEIELSSDRREDTSLQHYLQTIGQYKLLTKEEEFELARKIRDGSKEALDHLVNANLRFVVSVAKKFLNQGLSYMDLIAEGNIGLITAAKRFDERRDFRFISYAVWWIRQAIQKAIAEQTNTVRLPINRTQQAQRMKKTAQRLEQKHHRKADEEEIASELGLTTRKMNQIRNASRPLASLDESVYEEEGVTLADTLTDPDALSPESNFVENEMLKEMESALAMLSPRERSIIVRYYGIGEDEPQSLEVIGQDIDLSRERVRQIRNQALGRIRQAVAGGRLVDYLS
- the thrS gene encoding threonine--tRNA ligase — encoded protein: MAQSSLTLPDGSVQRAEAGATFRDVVGGIGAGLLRNALAVTHAGRHHALDDAVPGDGSLSVITRESPEGLDALRHSAAHLLAWAVQDLFPETKFAFGPPVENGFYYDFDREQTFTDEDLARIEARMIELAATKTPVVRREIDAAEARELFAAQPYKLEQIESLGDARLSAYVMGGFTDLCEGPHVPDTSDLKAVKLLNMAGAYWRGDSANRQLQRIYGTAFFKKKDLDAHLQMLEEARRRDHRRLGRELDLYGIMDEAGPGLSFWFPRGDILRDEIITYWKQVHRRDGYVTVTTPHISQAELWNTSGHMQFYRENMYVFEQDGRPHVVKPMNCPGHILIYKRKKRSYRNLPVRYAELGTVYRAELKGTLHGLMRVRGFTQDDAHNFCTPDQLEHEVNNVLVLTREILGAFGFKEFKVELSVRDPLNKDKYAGTDEEWEMAERALVRAIDAHGFAYTREEGEAVFYGPKIDIKLIDALGRKWQATTVQFDFNLPRRFEVTYVDQDGQEKYVYMVHRAIMGSLERFIGILTEHFAGDFPLWLAPEQCRVLSVSRDQHAYAGEVAAQLVAAGLRAEADVREEKIGHKIRDAETMRVPYMLVVGGKEQAAGTVSVRARRGGDLGVQAVGDFAAARLDEVARKL
- the infC gene encoding translation initiation factor IF-3 produces the protein MIRIPRVLVVDENGEQLGVLDTREAQTLAEERGLDLVEVAPTARPPVCRIMDYGKFKYEQSKKAKKARQSSHVTKVKTIKFRPKTDDHDYDFKKDHIVEFLQKGNKVKVIMQYRGREMSHMDLGIEFLKELVEDVAEFGKPESRPTQEGRTVSLILMPLKSE
- the rpmI gene encoding 50S ribosomal protein L35, whose translation is MKGPKMKTNRSAAKRFKRTGSGGIKRGHAYHGHLFTAKSPKRKRSLRKTTMLDGADLGRVDRMLAGK
- the rplT gene encoding 50S ribosomal protein L20: MSRATNNPAARAKRNKVMKQASGNVAGRGNQFRMARQQVERGLVSEYRDRKRRKRDFRRLWIIRINAAARIHGLSYSHLINGLKKASIEIDRKQLADLAVRDMDSFAKLAEAARAAL
- the pheS gene encoding phenylalanine--tRNA ligase subunit alpha; the protein is MRETLDRLRAEGRALIEGADSEQAIELVRVALFGRKGSLTGLLRGLRELPDAERPAAGAALNVLKQELEDALLEKTAGLLTAGDAVAGAGADLSLPGTPPAPAGSLHPLPAIVREVCDIFHGMGFSVAGGPDVELDWYNFTALNFPDDHPARDSQDTFYIDDLLLLRTQTSPVQVRYMERHRPPLAIVAPGRVYRNEAADASHAAEFFQIEGLCVDKDVTLADLKTTVREFLRLLYGADCTIRFRPHFFPFTEPSVEVDMRCFACGGAGCNVCGRTGWIEIMGAGMVHPNVFAAAGYERDAFTGFAFGLGIDRIAMLRYGIDDIRLLYENDLRFLHQFRGVR